The following are encoded in a window of Halorarum salinum genomic DNA:
- a CDS encoding WD40/YVTN/BNR-like repeat-containing protein: MVTAYAAMRDRFLAADPDAGTTVSTALDGRSLECVAVHPDRSERVFVGTFESGLRRSTDGGRSFERVDDFPHDAVMSAAVSPHDPEVVWAGTEPSRVYRSADGGDSWTHLDGLVDLPSSDDWSFPPRPHTHHVRWLEPDPADPDRWYVAIEAGALVRTRDGGATWEDRVPGSRIDNHSLVTHADAPGRAWVAAGDGYAETDDGGDGWRHPQRGLDRTYCWSVAVDEPAEDGANRVLVSAARGAYEAHRAERAETYVYRREGDGDWERLDDRGLPLGKGVTRPVLARSPSDRPGRFYALSNRGLFRTADAGDSWDAVGVDWPDRFADQTARGLAVVP; this comes from the coding sequence ATGGTCACCGCCTACGCCGCCATGCGCGACCGCTTCCTCGCGGCCGACCCCGACGCGGGGACGACCGTCTCGACGGCCCTCGACGGCCGGTCGCTGGAGTGCGTCGCCGTCCACCCCGACCGGTCCGAACGCGTCTTCGTCGGCACCTTCGAGTCCGGCCTCCGCCGGTCGACCGACGGGGGACGGTCCTTCGAGCGCGTCGACGACTTCCCCCACGACGCCGTGATGTCGGCCGCCGTCTCCCCGCACGACCCGGAGGTCGTGTGGGCCGGCACGGAGCCCTCGCGGGTGTACCGCTCCGCGGACGGCGGCGATTCGTGGACCCACCTCGACGGCCTCGTCGACCTCCCGTCGAGCGACGACTGGTCGTTCCCGCCCCGACCCCACACCCACCACGTCCGCTGGCTCGAACCCGACCCCGCGGACCCCGACCGCTGGTACGTCGCCATCGAGGCGGGGGCGCTCGTCCGGACCCGCGACGGCGGCGCGACGTGGGAGGACCGCGTGCCGGGCTCCCGGATCGACAACCACTCGCTCGTCACCCACGCCGACGCCCCGGGGCGGGCCTGGGTCGCCGCCGGCGACGGCTACGCCGAGACCGACGACGGGGGCGACGGCTGGCGACACCCCCAGAGGGGGCTCGACAGGACCTACTGCTGGAGCGTCGCCGTCGACGAGCCGGCCGAGGACGGCGCGAATCGCGTTCTGGTCTCGGCCGCGCGCGGCGCGTACGAGGCCCACAGGGCCGAGCGCGCCGAGACGTACGTGTACCGCCGCGAGGGTGACGGCGACTGGGAACGGCTCGACGACCGAGGACTCCCGCTCGGGAAGGGCGTCACGCGGCCGGTGCTCGCACGGTCCCCCTCGGACCGACCGGGCAGGTTCTACGCCCTGTCGAACCGCGGGCTGTTCCGGACGGCCGACGCGGGCGACTCGTGGGACGCCGTCGGCGTCGACTGGCCCGACCGCTTCGCCGACCAGACGGCCCGCGGGCTGGCGGTAGTTCCCTAG
- a CDS encoding geranylgeranyl reductase family protein → MYDFVVVGVGPAGARFARRAAESRYDVLALEKGEVGTPLACSGHVSTDVWNYVPEGAREDLFQNRVYGAEFHVGGPDGDGYRFYKREEVSNVIDRVELDRTLADAAREAGADVREGHTVTSVEERAGHVAVTASVGGAERTFEARMVVGADGPVSRVRRGLGLPEPDETLHGVLAFDEEPDGGDYVSVHLTAPRFFAWRIPRGDAGVEYGLAAPPGHEVNELFDELTDAYDVETDHFCSGAIPIGPPERTTATRGFLIGDAAAQTKPFTGGGILYGMRAADVAADVVDPEDPTTLPRYEEAWRDELEREIRFGHWIRRAYSLPEPVQRAGLWALSGEIGVHMDEPSSFFSREHLRKLFS, encoded by the coding sequence ATGTACGATTTCGTCGTGGTCGGCGTCGGCCCGGCGGGGGCGCGGTTCGCCCGGCGCGCGGCCGAGTCGCGATACGACGTGCTCGCGCTGGAGAAGGGCGAGGTCGGGACGCCCCTCGCCTGCTCGGGCCACGTCTCCACGGACGTCTGGAACTACGTTCCCGAGGGGGCGCGGGAGGACCTGTTCCAGAACCGCGTCTACGGCGCGGAGTTCCACGTCGGCGGCCCCGACGGGGACGGCTACCGGTTCTACAAGCGCGAGGAGGTGTCGAACGTCATCGACCGCGTCGAACTCGACCGGACGCTCGCGGACGCCGCCCGGGAGGCCGGCGCGGACGTGCGGGAGGGCCACACCGTCACGAGCGTGGAGGAGCGGGCCGGCCACGTCGCCGTCACCGCCAGCGTCGGCGGCGCCGAGCGCACCTTCGAGGCCCGGATGGTCGTCGGCGCCGACGGCCCGGTCTCCCGGGTCCGCCGGGGGCTCGGCCTCCCGGAGCCGGACGAGACGCTCCACGGGGTGCTCGCGTTCGACGAGGAGCCGGACGGCGGCGACTACGTCTCGGTCCACCTCACCGCGCCGCGCTTCTTCGCCTGGCGCATCCCCCGCGGCGACGCCGGCGTCGAGTACGGCCTCGCCGCGCCGCCGGGCCACGAGGTGAACGAGCTGTTCGACGAGCTCACGGACGCCTACGACGTGGAGACGGACCACTTCTGTTCGGGCGCCATCCCCATCGGCCCGCCCGAGCGGACGACCGCCACACGGGGGTTCCTGATCGGCGACGCCGCCGCCCAGACGAAGCCGTTCACCGGCGGCGGCATCCTCTACGGGATGCGCGCGGCCGACGTCGCCGCCGACGTGGTCGACCCCGAGGACCCCACGACGCTCCCGCGCTACGAGGAGGCGTGGCGCGACGAGCTGGAACGTGAGATCCGGTTCGGCCACTGGATCCGACGGGCCTACTCGCTGCCGGAGCCGGTCCAACGTGCGGGGCTGTGGGCGCTCTCGGGAGAGATCGGCGTCCACATGGACGAGCCGAGTTCGTTCTTCTCGCGCGAGCACCTTCGAAAGTTGTTCTCCTGA
- the ygfZ gene encoding CAF17-like 4Fe-4S cluster assembly/insertion protein YgfZ: MSLVADVHEDHGATFEERGGREVVAHYGRPDSAARAVRNGVGAIEMGYGVVVVEGDDRVDFVDNAVSNRVPTTDGEGTYALLLDPQGAVETDMYVYNAGERLLLFTPPDRAGPLVEDWSGKVFIDDVELRDASDEFGVFGVHGHNATEKVASVLNGAGAPEPALSFVRGRIDGGPEEDIGVTVVAADAPLGEEGYEVICAAADAEDVFDTLLTRGLNAAPFGYRTWDALTLEAGTPQFESELEGRLPNVVGLRNAVDYEKGCFVGQEVVSKVENRGRPSRRLVGLRPEELPDSGAAVFDGDAAVGEVTRAVESPTLDAPVALAFVDFDSDGSNLTVRVGGDEVAAERVDLPFVEGSADSARLPTYPE, translated from the coding sequence ATGAGTCTGGTCGCTGACGTCCACGAGGACCACGGCGCGACGTTCGAGGAGCGCGGCGGCCGGGAGGTCGTCGCCCACTACGGGCGCCCGGACAGTGCGGCGCGGGCCGTACGAAACGGCGTCGGGGCGATCGAGATGGGGTACGGCGTCGTGGTCGTCGAGGGCGACGACCGCGTCGACTTCGTCGACAACGCGGTCTCGAACCGCGTGCCGACGACCGACGGCGAGGGGACGTACGCGCTGCTGCTCGACCCGCAGGGCGCCGTCGAGACGGACATGTACGTCTACAACGCCGGCGAGCGGCTCCTGCTTTTCACGCCGCCGGACCGGGCGGGGCCACTCGTCGAGGACTGGTCGGGGAAGGTGTTCATCGACGACGTCGAACTCCGGGACGCGAGCGACGAGTTCGGCGTGTTCGGCGTCCACGGCCACAACGCCACTGAGAAGGTCGCCTCCGTGCTGAACGGTGCCGGCGCGCCGGAACCCGCGCTCTCGTTCGTTCGCGGGCGAATCGACGGCGGTCCCGAGGAGGACATCGGCGTCACCGTCGTCGCGGCGGACGCGCCGCTCGGCGAGGAGGGGTACGAGGTGATCTGTGCGGCCGCCGACGCCGAGGACGTGTTCGACACCCTCCTGACGCGGGGGTTGAACGCCGCGCCGTTCGGCTACCGGACCTGGGACGCGCTCACCCTCGAAGCCGGAACGCCGCAGTTCGAGTCCGAGCTCGAGGGCAGACTCCCGAACGTCGTCGGCCTCCGGAACGCCGTGGACTACGAGAAGGGCTGTTTCGTCGGCCAGGAGGTCGTCTCGAAGGTGGAGAACCGCGGCCGGCCGAGCCGTCGGCTGGTCGGGCTTCGGCCCGAGGAGCTCCCCGACTCCGGCGCCGCGGTGTTCGACGGCGACGCCGCGGTCGGCGAGGTGACCCGCGCCGTCGAGTCGCCGACGCTCGACGCCCCCGTCGCGCTCGCGTTCGTCGACTTCGATTCCGACGGAAGCAACCTGACCGTCCGCGTCGGCGGCGACGAGGTGGCCGCAGAACGCGTCGACCTCCCCTTCGTCGAGGGAAGCGCAGACTCGGCCCGGCTCCCGACGTACCCCGAGTGA
- a CDS encoding DUF6432 family protein produces MKARSEFRDRADVEVAVLDALVARADEGMTVLELRSGVDAGIDELEGALATLKDDGLIEVNDDGERVRIFPEDRVVPDPGEVPDDDAGLLDTIRDRFGL; encoded by the coding sequence ATGAAGGCGCGGTCGGAGTTCCGCGACCGTGCGGACGTGGAGGTCGCCGTCCTCGACGCGCTCGTCGCAAGGGCCGACGAGGGAATGACCGTCCTCGAACTCCGCTCGGGCGTGGACGCCGGCATCGACGAACTGGAGGGCGCGCTCGCGACCCTGAAGGACGACGGGCTCATCGAGGTGAACGACGACGGCGAACGCGTCAGGATCTTCCCCGAGGACAGGGTGGTCCCCGACCCGGGCGAGGTTCCGGACGACGACGCGGGGCTCCTCGACACGATCAGGGACCGGTTCGGGCTGTGA
- a CDS encoding DUF7093 family protein produces the protein MGLRCLLGHDFTEPTAEREREERGDEVVVTIREVKECRRCGETQVITENTEVTSVDRPADRGRSGAEPNTGLFSGEPDAGGAGTSDFDAGGRSGVRVDEAEATDIDEGFDHPHGDPEDVDPSIENDAEIIREGPSDAPEEPSGAPSGEPDVGSRARDAHDEEGAERAAESTVADAEPAGNPERGHGEWPDADRKDAAGADEEATGSRGGWPDPDGADRTARDGAVDSEGSAASEARTGVVSGDERDGAGGTAATGDEDVEFIDADGRDDADGPGAWPDQTGEDEGFDAEVGTGGSDGDVTVDGNLTPRVNPDADPGEDVEFIEAESSNASTRESRPSPGVSPTGGSDDPSSSATSPTGPARNGTSSGGAADRSSRSHEVELTTTVGDRETEYVCPKCGARERVGASSMRAGDICPECKRGYIEERELE, from the coding sequence ATGGGACTCAGGTGCCTGCTCGGTCACGACTTCACGGAGCCGACGGCCGAGCGAGAGCGCGAGGAACGGGGGGACGAGGTCGTCGTCACCATCAGGGAGGTGAAGGAGTGCCGACGCTGCGGGGAGACGCAGGTGATCACCGAGAACACGGAGGTCACGTCCGTCGACCGGCCGGCCGACCGGGGCCGGAGCGGAGCGGAGCCGAACACGGGGTTGTTCTCGGGGGAACCCGACGCGGGCGGCGCCGGCACGAGCGACTTCGACGCGGGCGGCCGGTCCGGCGTGCGCGTCGACGAGGCCGAGGCCACCGACATCGACGAGGGGTTCGACCACCCGCACGGGGATCCGGAGGACGTGGACCCGTCGATCGAGAACGACGCCGAGATCATCAGGGAGGGTCCCTCCGACGCCCCGGAGGAACCGTCCGGCGCCCCGTCCGGGGAACCCGACGTCGGGTCCCGAGCGCGTGACGCCCACGACGAGGAGGGGGCCGAACGGGCCGCCGAGTCGACGGTCGCGGACGCCGAACCCGCCGGGAACCCCGAGCGCGGCCACGGGGAGTGGCCCGACGCCGACCGCAAGGACGCGGCGGGTGCGGACGAGGAGGCGACCGGCTCTCGCGGCGGGTGGCCCGACCCGGACGGAGCCGACCGCACCGCTCGCGACGGGGCCGTCGACAGCGAGGGGTCCGCGGCCAGCGAGGCCCGCACCGGGGTCGTCTCCGGCGACGAACGGGACGGGGCCGGCGGAACGGCCGCGACCGGGGACGAGGACGTCGAGTTCATCGACGCCGACGGACGGGACGACGCGGACGGACCGGGCGCCTGGCCCGACCAGACGGGCGAGGACGAGGGATTCGACGCCGAGGTGGGAACCGGCGGGTCGGACGGGGACGTCACCGTCGACGGGAACCTCACCCCCCGGGTGAACCCCGACGCCGACCCGGGGGAGGACGTCGAGTTCATCGAGGCGGAGTCCTCGAACGCCTCGACCAGGGAGTCCCGGCCGTCGCCCGGCGTCTCGCCGACCGGGGGTTCGGACGACCCGTCGAGTTCGGCCACCTCGCCGACCGGGCCGGCCAGGAACGGAACGTCCAGCGGCGGCGCGGCGGACCGCTCCTCACGGAGCCACGAGGTCGAGTTGACCACGACCGTGGGGGACCGCGAGACGGAGTACGTCTGCCCGAAGTGTGGCGCGCGCGAGCGCGTCGGCGCCTCCTCCATGCGGGCGGGCGACATCTGCCCCGAGTGCAAGCGGGGCTACATCGAGGAGCGGGAACTGGAGTAG
- a CDS encoding DUF5611 family protein, which produces MKQYKMRRGEHLEDRMPDLKGEIEERFGPVSGTEEHDGHELYVVEEPDNPVFDRILAGAASYSGKKDKLAVHFEERPAEEVIAEGNADAAADAVDAKNSFLLDATGRDAKSRRESLKREVEDDAPDY; this is translated from the coding sequence ATGAAGCAGTACAAGATGCGCCGCGGAGAGCACCTCGAGGACCGGATGCCGGACCTGAAGGGCGAGATCGAGGAGCGGTTCGGGCCGGTCTCCGGCACCGAGGAGCACGACGGCCACGAACTGTACGTCGTCGAGGAGCCCGACAACCCCGTCTTCGATCGGATCCTCGCCGGTGCAGCCTCCTACTCCGGCAAGAAGGACAAGCTCGCGGTCCACTTCGAGGAGCGACCGGCCGAGGAGGTCATCGCGGAGGGGAACGCCGACGCCGCTGCCGACGCCGTGGACGCCAAGAACTCCTTCCTGCTCGACGCCACGGGCCGGGACGCGAAGTCGCGCCGCGAGTCGCTGAAACGCGAGGTCGAGGACGACGCGCCCGACTACTGA
- a CDS encoding SDR family NAD(P)-dependent oxidoreductase: MEPDLTGRTALVTGSATGIGRGFLLACAEYGADVAVHYRTSGAEAEATAEEARERGVAATTVQGDVTDPDAVEGLFADVESELGGVDVLVNNVGAFAPEHWADIPFETWQTVLHTNVNGTYLCSKRALPGMRERGWGRIVNVGYAGSGKSMVHPKNAPYFIAKTGVLMFTRMLAADTQDDGVTVNAVSPYVVETSDAFPEDAPRGRWASVEDLVNVLSFFLLEESGYVSGENVEVDGGYLPERL; encoded by the coding sequence ATGGAACCGGACCTGACCGGGCGGACCGCCCTCGTCACCGGCAGCGCGACGGGGATCGGCCGCGGCTTCCTGCTCGCGTGCGCGGAGTACGGCGCCGACGTGGCGGTCCACTACCGGACGAGCGGCGCGGAGGCGGAGGCGACGGCCGAGGAGGCCCGCGAGCGCGGCGTCGCGGCGACGACGGTCCAGGGGGACGTGACCGACCCGGACGCGGTGGAGGGCCTGTTCGCGGACGTCGAGTCCGAACTCGGCGGCGTCGACGTGCTCGTGAACAACGTCGGCGCGTTCGCGCCGGAACACTGGGCGGACATCCCGTTCGAGACGTGGCAGACCGTCCTCCACACGAACGTCAACGGGACGTACCTCTGCTCGAAGCGCGCGCTGCCGGGGATGCGCGAGAGGGGGTGGGGGCGCATCGTCAACGTGGGCTACGCCGGCAGCGGGAAGTCGATGGTCCACCCGAAGAACGCGCCCTACTTCATCGCCAAGACGGGCGTGCTGATGTTCACGCGCATGCTCGCGGCCGACACCCAGGACGACGGGGTCACCGTGAACGCCGTCTCGCCGTACGTGGTCGAGACCTCCGACGCGTTCCCCGAGGACGCCCCCCGGGGCCGGTGGGCGTCCGTCGAGGACCTGGTGAACGTGCTCTCCTTCTTCCTGCTGGAGGAGTCGGGGTACGTCTCGGGCGAGAACGTGGAGGTCGACGGGGGGTATCTGCCGGAGCGGCTCTGA
- a CDS encoding universal stress protein yields the protein MPIETVLLAVGRDDDARMKRMVEAAVDLAASADARVIVAHAFPTQGSVDDALGRLDITGGSPDDVTRRLESVRVARSELEAAEVNFEIRGLVGDPGSAISDLAGEVGADRVIVGGRKRSPTGKAVFGSTAQEILLSAPCPVTFVRE from the coding sequence ATGCCTATCGAAACCGTGCTGCTCGCGGTCGGTCGCGACGATGACGCTCGGATGAAACGAATGGTCGAGGCCGCCGTCGACCTGGCCGCCTCGGCGGACGCCCGAGTCATCGTGGCTCACGCCTTCCCAACGCAGGGATCCGTGGACGACGCGCTGGGCCGGCTCGACATCACCGGTGGATCGCCCGACGACGTGACCCGTCGCCTGGAGAGCGTCCGCGTCGCGCGGTCCGAACTCGAGGCGGCTGAGGTGAACTTCGAGATCCGTGGCCTCGTCGGCGACCCCGGCAGCGCCATCTCGGACCTGGCCGGCGAGGTCGGCGCCGACCGCGTCATCGTCGGCGGCCGGAAGCGCTCCCCCACCGGGAAGGCCGTCTTCGGCAGCACGGCCCAGGAGATCCTCCTGTCCGCGCCGTGCCCCGTCACGTTCGTGCGCGAGTGA
- a CDS encoding ROK family protein, which translates to MASYVGVDLGATNVRAVVGDEEARVLGRAKLPTPDGPTGIAITEAVLDVTRGACADAGVDPKTVQAAAVASFGPFDLAEGVVDNPANFPDTVGRIPLTGPLSNLLGTDEVHLHNDTAAGVIGERFHSERNPDDMVYLTISSGIGTGVCVDGNVLSGWDGNAGEFGHVVVDPDGAMTCGCGREGHWEAYCSGENVPRYARHLFGTTDTPTDLPVNADGFDAADVFGAHGSDPLADLVVERVQRWNVLGVANIVHAYAPLVVIVGGAVAIHNPELVVDHLNERLAPEVFTNVPEVRLTELGDDVVVKGALASALTDGTGDRSRL; encoded by the coding sequence ATGGCTTCGTACGTCGGCGTCGACCTCGGCGCGACGAACGTCCGCGCGGTGGTCGGCGACGAGGAGGCTCGAGTTCTGGGCCGGGCGAAACTTCCGACGCCCGACGGCCCCACCGGCATCGCGATCACCGAGGCGGTCCTCGACGTGACCCGGGGCGCGTGCGCCGACGCCGGCGTCGACCCGAAGACCGTGCAAGCGGCCGCCGTCGCCTCGTTCGGGCCGTTCGACCTCGCCGAGGGGGTCGTCGACAACCCGGCGAACTTCCCGGACACGGTCGGGCGCATCCCCCTCACGGGCCCGCTCTCCAACCTGCTCGGCACCGACGAGGTGCACCTCCACAACGACACCGCCGCGGGCGTCATCGGCGAGCGCTTCCACAGCGAGCGGAACCCCGACGACATGGTGTATCTCACCATCTCCTCGGGCATCGGGACCGGGGTCTGCGTCGACGGCAACGTCCTCTCGGGGTGGGACGGCAACGCCGGCGAGTTCGGCCACGTCGTCGTCGACCCCGACGGCGCGATGACGTGCGGGTGCGGCCGGGAGGGCCACTGGGAGGCGTACTGCTCGGGCGAGAACGTCCCCCGGTACGCCCGCCACCTGTTCGGGACGACCGACACCCCCACGGACCTCCCCGTGAACGCCGACGGCTTCGACGCCGCCGACGTGTTCGGCGCACACGGCTCGGACCCCCTCGCGGACCTCGTCGTCGAACGCGTCCAGCGGTGGAACGTGCTGGGCGTGGCGAACATCGTCCACGCGTACGCGCCGCTCGTCGTCATCGTCGGCGGCGCGGTCGCGATCCACAACCCGGAACTCGTCGTCGACCACCTGAACGAGCGGCTCGCCCCGGAGGTGTTCACCAACGTCCCGGAGGTCCGGCTCACCGAACTCGGCGACGACGTGGTCGTGAAGGGCGCGCTCGCCTCCGCGCTCACCGACGGCACCGGCGACCGGAGCCGGCTGTAA
- a CDS encoding LVIVD repeat-containing protein, with amino-acid sequence MRRRDALRAGGALLGAGLLPGRAVADAAGVAGSDATGVGDSDVVGSDGYEPIGRLDLEGTKEAVVGPDGEAAYLALTNGYATVDLSDPSNPAVLAERRGLREDAEAGALRQVYDVKHDDDTLAVVGPANPGVEGSSGALLVDVSDPGAPGERAFFGTDYPIHNCFLDGSTLYLTGNGAGGNPLVVVDVGGGEPTELARWSLTDHEAAWRDVAPGLRVLHDVWVNDGLAALVYWDAGTYLLDVSDPAAPEHVGTVPAGDPAELADPPAREALLPPGNHHYAATDPANDLLAIGMESWGALVDEDGEYEGGPSGVELYDVSDPSEPELLSAVASPESPDPTYSGVWTTAHNLEFRDGTLYTSWYQGGVKRHDLTDPTDPVEETWWVDPDETSFWTARTAVPDEFFVASSMDIGETTAGLWTFPDEPGVGGNPDALAEGGSTDAPGATGTSTATSSPTTATPPPAATPTATSTGSPTETAGSGFGALATLGGASLALLRALGGR; translated from the coding sequence ATGCGACGACGCGACGCGCTCCGCGCGGGCGGGGCCCTCCTCGGGGCGGGACTGCTCCCCGGCCGCGCGGTCGCGGACGCCGCCGGCGTGGCGGGCTCCGACGCGACCGGCGTCGGGGACTCCGACGTGGTCGGTTCCGACGGCTACGAGCCGATCGGCCGGCTCGACCTCGAGGGGACCAAGGAGGCCGTCGTCGGGCCCGACGGCGAGGCGGCGTACCTGGCGCTGACGAACGGCTACGCGACGGTCGACCTCTCGGACCCGTCGAATCCGGCCGTCCTCGCCGAGCGCCGCGGGCTCCGGGAGGACGCCGAGGCCGGCGCGCTGCGGCAGGTGTACGACGTGAAACACGACGACGACACGCTCGCGGTCGTCGGCCCGGCGAACCCGGGCGTCGAGGGGTCGTCCGGCGCGCTGCTGGTCGACGTCTCCGATCCCGGCGCCCCCGGGGAGCGGGCGTTCTTCGGGACCGACTACCCCATCCACAACTGCTTTCTCGACGGCTCGACGCTGTATCTCACGGGGAACGGGGCCGGCGGAAACCCGCTCGTCGTCGTCGATGTCGGCGGCGGGGAGCCGACCGAACTGGCGCGCTGGTCGCTCACCGACCACGAGGCGGCCTGGCGGGACGTCGCCCCCGGCCTCCGGGTGCTCCACGACGTGTGGGTGAACGACGGCCTCGCCGCGCTCGTGTACTGGGACGCCGGGACGTACCTGCTCGACGTGAGCGACCCCGCCGCGCCCGAACACGTCGGAACGGTCCCCGCCGGCGACCCCGCGGAACTCGCGGACCCGCCGGCCCGCGAAGCGCTCCTCCCGCCGGGGAACCACCACTACGCCGCCACCGACCCCGCGAACGACCTGCTCGCGATCGGGATGGAGTCGTGGGGCGCGCTCGTCGACGAGGACGGGGAGTACGAGGGCGGGCCCAGCGGCGTGGAGCTGTACGACGTCTCCGACCCGAGCGAGCCCGAACTCCTGTCCGCCGTCGCGTCCCCGGAGTCGCCCGACCCGACCTACTCGGGCGTCTGGACCACCGCGCACAACCTCGAGTTCCGCGACGGGACGCTGTACACGTCCTGGTACCAGGGCGGCGTGAAGCGACACGACCTGACCGACCCGACCGACCCGGTCGAGGAGACGTGGTGGGTCGACCCCGACGAGACGAGCTTCTGGACCGCGCGGACGGCCGTCCCGGACGAGTTCTTCGTCGCCTCCTCGATGGACATCGGGGAGACGACGGCCGGACTGTGGACGTTCCCGGACGAACCCGGCGTCGGCGGGAACCCGGACGCGCTCGCCGAGGGTGGCTCGACCGACGCGCCGGGCGCGACCGGAACGTCGACGGCGACGTCCTCGCCGACGACCGCGACCCCGCCGCCGGCCGCGACGCCGACGGCGACGTCGACCGGGAGCCCCACCGAGACGGCCGGATCGGGCTTCGGCGCGCTCGCGACGCTGGGTGGGGCGAGCCTGGCACTCCTGCGGGCGCTCGGCGGGCGTTAG
- a CDS encoding NifU family protein has product MNDLAERVEEWMVGQMPIIRMHGGTSVVREADPEEGLVVVELGGTCSGCGISDVTAQNIKRDLIMDVEEVEDVQVKVPDTGDMGASTVEGGRGGELQFSTESSDHF; this is encoded by the coding sequence ATGAACGACCTCGCCGAGCGCGTGGAGGAGTGGATGGTCGGGCAGATGCCGATCATCCGGATGCACGGCGGCACGAGCGTCGTGCGCGAGGCCGACCCCGAGGAGGGGCTGGTCGTCGTCGAACTCGGAGGGACGTGTTCGGGCTGTGGCATTTCCGACGTCACGGCCCAGAACATCAAACGCGACCTCATCATGGACGTCGAGGAGGTCGAGGACGTGCAGGTGAAGGTGCCGGACACGGGCGACATGGGCGCGAGCACGGTCGAGGGCGGCCGCGGCGGCGAACTCCAGTTCTCGACCGAGTCGTCCGACCACTTCTGA